The proteins below are encoded in one region of Candidatus Eisenbacteria bacterium:
- a CDS encoding L-threonylcarbamoyladenylate synthase, with the protein TDTIYGFSGRFDSPLAWKRIRDLKGSDRSAPMLSLVAGPEMAFQYAEPPHGASYEILIKYWPGPLTAVLRARPHVPTEFCGPGDTLSFRWAVSPFLHDLITGLGEPLLSTSANRTGEPPLCSFEAIERSFGRHLNALVDGGDLRGRASTVVDLTGNQPILLRQGSLLIPLDEEDASDPGTPEGP; encoded by the coding sequence ACCGACACGATCTATGGCTTCTCCGGAAGGTTCGACAGCCCCCTGGCCTGGAAGAGGATTCGGGATCTCAAGGGCTCGGACCGATCGGCGCCGATGCTCTCTTTGGTGGCTGGACCGGAGATGGCCTTCCAGTATGCCGAGCCGCCTCACGGGGCTTCCTACGAGATCCTGATCAAGTACTGGCCGGGCCCCCTGACTGCGGTTTTGAGGGCCCGTCCCCACGTTCCGACGGAGTTCTGCGGGCCAGGGGATACTCTCTCTTTCCGCTGGGCCGTCTCTCCCTTCCTCCACGATCTGATCACCGGCCTCGGCGAGCCTCTCCTGTCGACCTCGGCGAATCGGACCGGGGAACCCCCGCTCTGCTCATTCGAGGCGATCGAGAGGAGCTTCGGTCGCCATCTGAACGCCTTGGTCGATGGAGGCGACCTCCGGGGCAGGGCCTCGACCGTTGTGGATCTCACGGGAAACCAGCCCATCCTCCTGAGGCAGGGCTCGCTTCTGATCCCGCTGGACGAAGAAGACGCCTCGGATCCGGGAACTCCTGAAGGCCCTTGA
- a CDS encoding low molecular weight protein arginine phosphatase, whose protein sequence is MIRILLVCTGNVCRSPMAEGLLRKMLRDGGDHGEFVVESAGTAAVGGIPASSAAVETASGHGVDIRGHVSRAVSSRLVERADLILAMEPEHVEMLAASYPTSSEKIHLVTQYADRSGDPLGIPDPVGQGIDVYERTWILIEDSLQRAIPAILELIPGEPELDVQDEEAGDGRKEGQR, encoded by the coding sequence ATGATCCGGATTCTGCTTGTCTGCACCGGTAATGTCTGTCGCAGCCCGATGGCCGAGGGGTTGCTGCGCAAGATGCTCCGCGACGGCGGCGACCATGGGGAGTTCGTCGTGGAGTCGGCCGGGACCGCGGCGGTGGGGGGAATACCCGCCTCCTCGGCGGCTGTGGAGACGGCCTCCGGCCACGGGGTCGACATTCGGGGACATGTCTCCCGAGCGGTCTCATCGCGACTCGTGGAGCGAGCCGACCTGATCCTGGCGATGGAGCCTGAACACGTCGAGATGCTCGCGGCCTCGTATCCAACATCCTCGGAGAAGATCCACCTGGTCACGCAGTACGCCGATCGGAGCGGCGATCCGCTCGGAATCCCCGACCCCGTGGGCCAGGGGATCGACGTCTACGAGCGGACCTGGATTCTGATAGAAGATAGCCTGCAGCGGGCGATCCCGGCGATCCTGGAGCTGATCCCGGGCGAGCCGGAGCTCGATGTCCAGGACGAGGAGGCGGGCGACGGGCGGAAGGAAGGCCAACGATGA
- a CDS encoding serine hydroxymethyltransferase, translating into MRFLPALDTEVAAAIRGELNRQRETLEMIASENFTHPAVLEAVGSCMTNKYAEGYPGKRYYGGCEFVDAVEALAIARAKDLFGAEHANVQPHSGSSANLSAYFAFLQPGDKILGMNLSHGGHLTHGHPVNFSGRFFQVVAYGVDPETKMIDYEGLAAIAREERPKLIVAGASAYARTLDFARFRQIADEVGALLMVDMAHIAGLVAAGVHPSPVPHAHVVTSTTHKTLRGPRSGFILCPAAQASAIDKTSFPGMQGGPLMHVIAGKAVCFELARRPEFRVYQEQVVANARRLAAKLVDHGFDVVSGGTDTHLFLLDLSGRQITGKKAERWLEAAGITVNKNTVPFDKEKPTVTSGIRVGTPALTTRGMKEPEMDLIGAMIAEVLAGGGDEETARKVRARAIDLAAAFPLYPEL; encoded by the coding sequence ATGCGCTTTCTACCGGCACTCGACACGGAGGTGGCCGCGGCGATCAGGGGGGAGCTGAACCGGCAGCGCGAGACGCTTGAGATGATCGCCTCCGAGAACTTCACCCACCCGGCCGTCCTGGAGGCGGTCGGCTCTTGCATGACCAACAAGTACGCGGAGGGCTATCCGGGAAAGCGCTACTACGGCGGCTGCGAGTTCGTCGACGCGGTCGAGGCGCTGGCCATCGCGCGGGCCAAGGACCTGTTCGGCGCCGAGCACGCGAACGTGCAGCCCCACAGCGGAAGCTCCGCGAACCTCTCGGCCTACTTCGCCTTCCTCCAGCCGGGGGACAAGATCCTGGGGATGAACCTCTCGCACGGAGGGCACCTGACGCACGGCCACCCGGTCAACTTCTCGGGGAGGTTCTTCCAGGTCGTCGCCTACGGCGTCGATCCCGAGACCAAGATGATCGATTACGAAGGCCTGGCGGCGATCGCGAGGGAGGAGAGGCCCAAGCTGATCGTGGCGGGGGCGAGCGCCTACGCGAGAACCCTCGACTTCGCGCGCTTCCGGCAGATCGCCGACGAGGTCGGGGCGCTCCTCATGGTCGACATGGCGCACATCGCTGGACTGGTCGCCGCGGGCGTCCACCCGAGCCCCGTTCCCCACGCCCATGTGGTCACCTCGACGACGCACAAGACGCTGCGCGGCCCGCGCTCGGGCTTCATCCTGTGTCCGGCGGCCCAGGCCTCGGCGATCGACAAGACCTCCTTCCCCGGCATGCAGGGCGGTCCCCTGATGCATGTGATCGCCGGGAAGGCCGTCTGCTTCGAGCTGGCCCGCAGACCGGAGTTCCGCGTCTATCAGGAGCAAGTCGTGGCGAACGCGCGGAGGCTCGCCGCGAAGCTCGTCGATCACGGGTTCGATGTCGTCAGCGGCGGCACGGACACCCACCTCTTCCTTCTCGACCTGAGCGGGAGGCAGATCACCGGAAAGAAGGCGGAGAGGTGGCTCGAGGCCGCCGGGATCACCGTGAACAAGAACACGGTCCCCTTCGACAAGGAGAAGCCGACCGTCACGAGCGGGATCAGGGTCGGGACCCCGGCCCTGACGACACGCGGCATGAAGGAGCCGGAGATGGACCTGATCGGCGCGATGATCGCCGAGGTGCTCGCCGGCGGGGGGGATGAAGAGACGGCCCGGAAGGTCCGCGCGCGCGCGATCGATTTGGCGGCGGCTTTTCCTCTCTATCCCGAGCTCTGA
- a CDS encoding MoxR family ATPase, whose translation MHPEIRQIQEMVERESEPIRRIRLEVGTVIVGQDALVLRLLVGVLADGHLLLEGVPGLAKTLAVKTLAGTLNAKFSRLQFTPDLLPADLIGTLIYNPKTAEFTTRKGPVFANLILADEINRAPAKVQSALLEAMQERQVTIGEASHPLPELFLVLATQNPIEQEGTYPLPEAQLDRFLLKVKVDYPSREEERQILDRMTGPPLQAVRPVATPEEILRARSAVRMVYVDDKIREYVLDIVSATRRPKEFGLEIAPWISYGASPRATLYLTTAAKAHAFIQGRAYVTPDDVKALALDVLRHRILTTYEAEAKEITAEQLATQVLEAVPVP comes from the coding sequence GTGCATCCTGAGATTCGTCAGATACAGGAGATGGTGGAGCGGGAGTCGGAGCCGATCCGGAGGATCCGGCTCGAAGTGGGGACGGTCATCGTTGGCCAGGACGCCCTGGTGCTGCGTCTGCTGGTCGGGGTTCTCGCCGACGGGCATCTGCTGCTGGAAGGGGTGCCGGGGCTCGCGAAGACCCTGGCGGTCAAGACGCTCGCGGGAACGCTGAACGCGAAGTTCTCGCGGTTGCAGTTCACCCCCGACCTCCTGCCCGCCGATCTGATCGGAACGCTGATCTACAATCCAAAGACGGCCGAGTTCACGACGCGCAAGGGGCCGGTCTTCGCGAACCTGATCCTGGCCGACGAGATCAACCGCGCTCCCGCCAAGGTCCAGAGCGCATTGCTCGAGGCGATGCAGGAGCGGCAAGTGACGATCGGAGAGGCGAGCCATCCCTTGCCCGAGCTCTTCCTCGTTCTGGCCACGCAGAATCCGATCGAGCAGGAGGGGACCTACCCTCTCCCGGAGGCGCAGCTCGATCGCTTCCTCTTGAAGGTGAAGGTCGACTATCCGAGCCGGGAGGAGGAGAGGCAGATCCTCGACCGGATGACGGGGCCGCCGCTGCAGGCGGTGCGCCCCGTGGCGACCCCCGAGGAGATCCTCCGCGCGCGGAGCGCGGTCCGGATGGTCTATGTGGACGACAAGATCAGGGAATACGTCCTGGACATCGTGAGCGCGACGAGGAGGCCGAAGGAGTTCGGTCTCGAGATCGCGCCGTGGATCTCCTATGGGGCGAGCCCCCGCGCGACCCTCTACCTGACGACGGCCGCGAAGGCGCACGCCTTCATTCAGGGCCGCGCCTATGTCACACCCGACGATGTCAAGGCGCTCGCCCTCGATGTGCTTCGGCATCGGATCCTGACGACCTACGAGGCCGAGGCGAAGGAGATCACGGCCGAGCAGCTCGCGACGCAGGTCCTGGAGGCCGTGCCGGTTCCATGA